The window ACTATctcgattaaaattttaatactcacataatgtgaagtcgtcgtggcctaaaggttaagacgtccggtgcatttgtgttgaagcgatgcaccggtgttcgaatcccgcaggcgggtaccaatttttcgaatgaaatacgtactcaacaaatgttcacgattgatttccacggtgaaggaataacatcgtgcaataaaaatcaaacccgcaaaattataatttacgtaatttctggtggtaggacctcttgtgagtccacgcgggtgggtaccaccaccctacctatttctgccgtgaagcagtaatgcgtttcggtttgaagggtggggcagccgttgtaactatacttgagaccttacaacttatatctcaaggtgggtggcgcatttacgttgtagatgtctatgagctccggtaaccacttaaccccaggtaggctatgagctcgtccacccatctaagcaataaataaataaaaattatgtgacctaaattttaataacagcacaatatattatgttcatgtaatttatatgtatatactcgtaggatatttattaagatttaagaaatactaaaattaaattaaattaactttattaaagCTAATATTATGTAAACGAGGAATTTAACCTGGATTTCATAGTTTCAATAgttttgtgaatattttatgaCATATTTGACAGTGACGGTAAACGCTTGGCCCGTATTCCCGTGCTCGATTAgtgagaataaaataaaacacatttttaccCTATCATATCCGCGTCactcaaaacaaataaaaccatAGATAAAACAACAGTCTTAAAACATGGCGGACTTTTCTACTTTCTACCTGAAATGTCAAAATGTCATTTCCCTTTATAATGACACGCACACTCGTTTTATGCAGTTTTAgaagttttaaattatattatatcgtTCTTTTACAGTATGGTTAATATTGAAAACTATTACGTGAATGAAAGTGATTACCAGCCGTAAAGATAAAAGCGCGCCAATTTTCGGTCCTCAAAAATATATctgtatataaatgaattgctattcgtcagtctcgctaaaactcgagaacggctggaccgatttagctaattttggtcttggattatttgtcgaagtccagagaaggtttaaaaggtagataaatatgaaaattctcggaattaaataaagtttaggtcttttatttatcgattgaggcactacgaagtctgccgggtcagctagtagataatataaatatgtagataATAATTCGCATCTAAGAGTTCCGTTTTGTACAGGTCCCATTCACTTCGAATCGACTTCATTTGATTTTACGATATAAATGCTTGGACTAGACTGGTGTCTCTCGTTTCGTTTGAGGATATTTCGAGTGAAGCCTGTGAGAGACTTGTCGTGTTAATCTAGTCTGTTGTATTTGCGTTGTTACtaatatactttattatattCCGAAATTCACACCGCCCAGGGCAAATCCAGGAAGTTCGCTCGAGGCATTAATTTCGAAAACACGTTTCTGTTTGTTCACGCAAAAGGAAAATACGTATTCATGAAAATATAACAAACTTAATcctgttttattaataattgttatgaTTAATACATTAAGTGGGAAtaatttttttgacgtgaccTAGTcttataattcttttttttttttttttttcctacctatgctgatagccttgagaggctatttcagcttcaccctaacgtgtgtaggtgagctcacggggctcaaaccggagagttgctaacactgaccctagcaagagcagtgcttcgcagaatctaccaccggatcggaaacgcgacccactgagaagatccggcgagaaactcagtgggctgtgtctaggggttaattcgctcgtcgagcccttcgtcgcaaccgacgggttcgacgaggacggtgcccggtgcttgtggtgcctaaaagcaccgttaatggatcgggaggatccgtaatgacgtgctttgggcgacgtcgactgtttaccattcggtctacaggatcgggtatgtagtttccagcggccacgacaagagggttctcatgtcgtgccgccttctcgaaatggcgcaatgatgccgactgtagatacttactgacagagtcgagctccaggtcatcgtggagatccacgttcctcaggaaccatggtgctccgacggctatcctgcagaatcgggattgaataacctgaaggggcttcaagttggtgcgggctgcgtgagcgaacactacgcttgcatacgtcataacactacgttataattcgatggagccggctgcacgcacgaaaaaacatgactcatgcggcgttacctcgctctgaggcgtttcatttaaggcttgaagtgcaagcgagagcgcgcaacgagcgacaaagaggcacaagcGGCCTCCGCGTTcagcagcgttcgacatctgtctctctcttacttgagtgagcgatgcatccgcgtggacagctgctatacaataatacatttacatgttttcgtcaagtatgaagttcagtgaaaagtgaatgtggtgtcaattgtttatagcaacgataattgcgataattgaaaaatgaaaccattccatcagtattttcttatgacgttgtcacgttcaactatcgtcagtaaaccgactttacagacaaccgatttttttacataattgaTGAGGTCACATAGATGTAAATGTGATAAGGTTTCGGCACAATAGTGATTTGCGCTTATTTTGAAATCGAATCGGAATTATTCTGAATTTGTTATATCTGTAAGTACATTAAGTGCTTCGCtgataaattatgtattatggATCCTGGGACTTATGGACCCTGGAACTTTTTAACAGAGTTCGGATTCTCTTTGCcacttatttaatataataataataaagtcttTATTcagacaaatacattttttttttcatatacaattattattataagtaagtagtggtattaaatattaattaaatttttatggaagttttttttttttttctttattattattagtttttgtctgtttgtctattatagacataggcctcctccaactgcCTCCATAAGCTTCTATTTTCAGCTGTTCTGGTCCATGTGCTTCCCGCAACTGCCTTaatgtcgtccacccatctcctaAACGGTCTACCTCGGTTTCTTTTTCTGTCTCTCGGATACCAGTACATTATAGTTTTACACCATTTCTCCTGTCTTCTTATAGTATGCCCCGTCCACTTCCATTTAAGTTTTCTTATTGTAACTGAGACATCCTTTAAttgagtttgttttttaattgttgatGTTCTTATTTTGTCTGATAATCTTTTCCCCGTCATGCTCCTCTCTATAGCGTTTTGACAAGCTTCTAATTTTCGAGCATGCCCATGTTTGACATCCGTATGTAAGGACAGGGAGGAtgcaggtttttttatttttttttattgcttagatgggtggacgagctcacagcccacctgatattaagtggttactagagctcatagacatctacaacgtaaatgcgccacccaccttgagagataagttctaaggtctcagtatagttacaacggctgccccacccttcaaaccgaaacgcattactgcttcacggcagaaatgggcggggcggtggtacctacccgtgcggactcacaagaggtcctaccaccagtaaccagtgTTGAAGAGTTTCCTTTTAATGGTCATGCTAGTTTCATTgtttcattgttatttattacttatactTATTTAATACCTAAATGTTATATTGTACAGTTCGTAAATGTTACAATTACATATTGTAAGATCTGCtgtaaatacatttattatataaaaatcttgttttttaAACACTTCCATCTTTTGCCactgtgttttgttttatgtcGGCTTGCTAGAAAattcatcaataaaaataacttgaaaaattttattaaccttaagatgttattatatacagttaacgattttttaaatgataaatcattaagttatatttaaattcgcttctttctgttctttgttttcgttttatgacacaaataactaattcttattcaattaatttattttgttgtttgatattttaataaattaatatatttactgactgcgtttaatgtaaataattttgtataatagaaacacgctgttctataaaataactatcaatCAACAACTTTGCAATCCGTGTTTtagctaataatttattttttattttttattgcttagatgcgtggatgagctcacagcccacctggtgttaagtcgttactggagctcatagacatctacaacgtaaatgcgccacccaccttgagatataagttctaaggtctcagtataattacaacggctgccccacccttcagaccgaaacgcattactgcttcacggcagaaataggtaggtcggtggtacctacccgcgcggactcacaagaggtcctaccaccagtaaagtttgatttgatttgatttaattaaacgCGATAACGTCTTTAATCTTCAATAGAATTTTCAtgtagtatataaaaaaaatacatacctatTAAGAAATTTGTCTGGATGTATTTGTCGTATGTGTtaattgtaatgtaattatCCGGCACTCTCATTTCCTCGCTCATGAGAGGAAATTAAATTGTTTCGAGGCAGTCGACCGTGGACCgttatttaataaaacgttgaccattttaatgcataatttttatattcgcaccgaaattttattttgtccGGCTTCTGCAagtcgtaaataatttaaattttggttTAATCTctcgttttcatttttattatgtatgattctttttttatttgattagttaattattccaaaaaaattcattataatATGTGACTTTTCGTATACTTTATTGTTCTCGAGGGGCACGAACGACTCAGGTATCATTTGTACCGTGAAATTTTATTCCAATTTAAGATTTTGTCTCAATATTTAGCTCTATGTTTAGCGTGGCCTCAATAGTTCTAACTATTAAGCACACAATCGGGCCAATAAACTCTTTTTCATAACGTATTAATCGATCCAAGTTCAAATTTTTCATTACGAGTCCACTCAAGGCAAGTCAATCAATGTTTGCGTGATGTGAACTTTGCGTGCCTACATAACGCGCTATTTCGTGTAATcgtctcaaaaaaaaaataggcacCCAATCCGAGAATATGCTTCGAATTTCCGAAGTTAAGAACCGGCCGTTATTGGGTCAAGGTGTTGAAGCGAAACGTGTACCGGGAATTCAGGAAAACCTGACATTTAGGACTGACCATAAAAGTGAGCCGAGATCCGCGTGCGGACGGAAGGGAACTAACGACCATTTCCTCGACACTCCGAACGAGTTTACGGACCGCAGCGGCAATAAAACTCCATCAGTGGGCGAATACGTGCAGCCTGAAGACGGGCGCTGGTTCCTAATCCTGGCAGCGTGTGCGGGAAGTGTCGCGGCGCGGCGGGGCACAAGGGGCGTCGCGACGCTCAGTCGGGCGCCGGCCTCGTGCAGCGCCGGTCGCCACGGATGGCTCGCGACAGGTAACGCGGCATGCGGCCCGCGCTCGCCGCGATCGCGGCCTGCTGCGTGGCGGCACGCGCCGAGCCCCCCTCGCGCCTCGCACCCCTCAACACCACCCCCCAGCACGTTCTCCAGTGCTCCGATGGCCTCGTGCTGCCCGCCTGGAGGCCTCTCGAAGATGTCCCCACTTACCAAATCGCGATACGCGGCTTCGTCTACTTTCTTGCGCTCATGTACCTCTTCATTGGGGTGTCTATTGTCTCTGATCGGTTTATGGCCGCCATAGAAGTTATCACGTCCAGAGAAAAAGAGGTGCGCGTGCGGCGCAACGGCAGTGAACAGATCATAGTTGTTCGAGTCTGGAATGAGACCGTTGCCAATTTGACGTTGATGGCTCTCGGATCGAGTGCACCTGAGATACTCTTATCAGTAATCGAGATAGCCGGAAAGAATTTCGAAGCCGGAGATTTGGGCCCCGGCACCATCGTGGGTTCTGCTGCCTATAATCTTTTTGTCATAATCGCCATCTGCGTTGTGGTGATCCCGGATGGAGAAGTGCGCAAGATAAAACATCTTCGAGTATTCTTAGTGACCGCGACTTGGTCGATATTCGCCTATGTATGGCTATATATGATTTTGGCGGTTATATCACCAAGTGAAGTCGAAGTATGGGAGGGTGCGGTCACTTTCTTGTTCTTCCCGGCGACTGTCATGACAGCTTATATTGCTGATCGTCGCCTGCTCGTCTATAAATATCTCAAGAAAGGCTACAGAGTGAACGAGAGAGGCGTCATAGTTGAAGCCGAGGGTGACGGTTCTCTAGAGATGGCGCTGAAGCCTGGCGGAGACGATTTTATGTCTGATGACGACGAAGGCCGAGAACTAGAGAAGTCACGGAAAGAATACGTATCAGTTCTCCGCGAACTGAGAAGACAGCATCCAGACGAAGATTTAGAAACCGTTGAGAGAATGGCTTTGGAAACGTTAATGGCAAGTGGTCCTAAATCACGAGCGTTCTACAGAGTTGCGGCGACTCGTAAAATGACCGGTGGCGGTGATTTTTCGCGGAAAATCTCCGAGAGGGCCCAGAGCGATTTGAGCGAGGTAAAAGCGGAGTTACAGAGACGAGATTCTGGTTCGGCGTCAATTGAGCCGCGCGGTCCAAACGTTCGTTTCGATCCTGACCACTACACCGTCATGGAGAACTGCGGCTCGTTCGAAGTTCGAGTTGTAAGGGCTGGAGATCTTAACGGTGACGTCACTGTTCAGTACACCACCGAAGATGGGACCGCTGAAGCTGGCTCAGATTATGTGACCGCTCAAGGATTATTGCATTTCAAACACGGAGAAACGGAGAAGACGTTTAGAGTTCAAGTCATTGATGATGATGTTTTTGAGGAAGATGAGCATTTTTACGTTCGTCTGTCATCGCCAAAGGGCGCTTCCTTGGCTTCTCCGTCTACCGCTACTGTAGTGATACTCGACGATGACCACTCCGGCGTATTTTCGTTCCCTCAACGCGATTTCGAGCTGACAGAGTCCGTTGGGACATATGATCTGAAGGTGGTGAGGACAGCTGGCGCCCGCGGGAAGGTCAGGATTCCTTACTGGACCGAGGACGGCACAGCTAAGGGAGGCGCTCAGTACGAGATTGCACAAGGCCACATCTTCTTCGAAAACAACGAGACCGAGTAAGTTTTTTATCGCTTTCGCAGGCAGACTGGTGTTTACGTcgcttttttttctctacctaagctgatggtctacagagaccatatcagcgtaaccttagctagtaggtgagctcacggggctcaaacctgacgatgttgctagcatgaaccctagcaagagccgtgcttcgcagaatctaccacgggatcggaaacgcgacccactgtgaagatccggcgagaaactcagtgggctgtgtctgtgggttaatttattcgccgagcccttcgtcgtaagcgacgggttcgacgagaacgacgaccggaacgtcgctcgtggacatcaacaatacCAAGAACACAGTTAGGTCACTGCTCAAGTCACTATAAGGAATATTCTTAAACTAGCagttaaaaagtatttaatttaatctaatgTTTCAGTTCCTTTCTTACCTAATAATACCCGTTATGGgctatattgaaataaattggcAGACTggcaacttatatctcaagttggagggcgaatttacgttgtagatgtctatgggctccagtaaccacttaacaccaagtgagctggGAGCAGTATAAAAAATCCAATATGATTCACATTTCGACCCCGATGTCGAGCAGCGATTTCGTTCGGTTTCCAATGCAACGTCTCAACGCTTATTTCCGGATCAAACCCGGATAATCTCATAGAGATTATGCCGAGCCGAACACTAAGGCTAGTTGGCTCAAGCGTTGACCTGAAAATAATTGACGCACCGATCTATATCTCATTGGGCAGTTTTATGGTTTCCTACGAAGCCCTCTAACGACTGGATATGTTTTCGGAGCGATTGCACGTAACGTATGGCGATTTCTGTGGCGGTGTTTCTTGTTTATTACACTTTTGGGGCCAGAGGTATTGCGTGCTCTTCTCGGTATGTAGCTGCGTGTCGGGTTATCTGAAAAACTTTCTTATCATTGAGACGTTGATTCGGTACTACAGAAGTTAGCGGTCTTAGTttatatagtacaacggctgttccacctatttttttattttattgcttagatgagtggacgagctcacaacccacctgatgttaagtggttactggagcccatagacatccacaacgtaaatgtccacaacccaccttgagatatgagttctaaggtctcaagttttagttacaacggctgccccattcttcaaaccgaaacgcattactgcttcacggcagaaataggtagggtggtggtacccacccgcgcggactcacaagaggtcctaccactagtaattacgcaaattatagttttgcgggtttcatttttattacacgatgttattccttcaccgtgaaagtcaatcttgaacatttgtttagtaagtatttcattagaaaaattggtacccgcctgagattcgaacatcggtgcatcgcgctcaacgcgaatgcaccggacgtcttatccgttagaccacgacgacttcaaaacgactAATAAACCAAAACGTCTCCCTCAGGATAGAAATaattaggcagggcggtggtacacaAGACCTCGTACCACCAGGAATAGTAGATATAGAATTCTTTGAAACAGATCGCATGATTGCTTCACAGAAATAAGCTATCTGGTAGAGTGTACCGCTATAGgccatttttgtaattttaattcgttgcctatcgttaagtacttcacaagcctcgtttgaagaaggacctgTCCTAGCGCTCAGGGAATACCGTAgatgggagctcattccaaagccggttgGTACGTGGCataaaagatctctgaaaacgctttttttttaaatagaaattgtGACCTACGCATCAACTCAACgaatattttgttaatgttgagtctctatatcgggcaaggataagaagtcttttcgcattatatatagtatgtatgaacttgtaataaaatctctttggctatatactatttgtatctggctggttttggtaacattaaaaagtttaaattttaaagaagataactccaaattaaaattaggaaaatgtgtgatttttatttatttttcgtactgtcaagataaCTTAATGTAATGAAGAAATCCGATATATATAgtccgtatagtcctgaccttgcacctttagatttccacctgtttcggtctcttctgaattctttaggcagtgtcaggttaacatcacaagaggactgccaaaaccaactGTCGAGGTATTTAGATCAGAAggcccaaaatttctatagcaatgagatcatgtccctacccacaagatggcaaaaagctatCAAACAAAATGGTATCTACAtaattagttaaatgtaaataaactacattaaaaaacgttctgaattttctttaaaaaatgcgaagaaactttttccccaacctattattacaACCTAACGTGCTATCTATCGACAGCCCGACATTCCCGAGACTGACTTAGCATCACTGCATTATAATTATCgctaatacatacatattattagttGTTATGGGGACATTTATGGTCTCTACATTAACAAAACTGATTTGTTTCGTATGATCCTAACCGTGCTCATTATACGTTTTGGGTTTTTATAAAGCTTGAAGTTAATGGATATGTCCTTTTGTCATAGAAATACCTTGGCTTCGGATTGAATTAATTGAAGAGGCCAATCCTTACTGcagtataattaaatattccAATTTGGCAACATGTCAGCCTAGCAATTAttacaccattttttttattgcttacatgagtggacgagctcacagcccacctggtgttaagtggttactggagcccatagacatctacaacgtaaatgcaccacccaccttgagatataagttctaagatcccagtatagttacaacggctgccccgcccttcagaccgaaacgcattactgcttcacggcagaaataggcagggcggtggtacctacacgcgcagactcacatgaggtcctaccaccagtaaaaaaggcaGATCATTAGttcgtaataaaaatgttaatgacAATTTTTACTAATAGCCCATACATAGTTgcttcttaaattaaatttgttaaatcgaTAGGTATACAATACAGTTATTGATCATCCATTAAAAGAAAATCCTTATTTTGTTCTCTTTATCAAAACCAAAAAGGACATAAGTCTTAAAGTTCCCAAAGAaaaacaactttataaaatataacgTGACGGTCGATTTTAAATTACCATAACTGACAAAGTCGGAGCTTTATACATTTCTTTGAACGTTCAAGTACGCAATACCATTAAAATTTTCCGCCGAGACGTCTTGAAAACCTTCAATCTGAGTTGTCCCAAAGCAAACACCATTAAAACTTTCCTAGTTTATCAGATTTCCTTCGAATACATTTAAAAGGGAAGTTGACAGTTTACTTTTTCCATGGCCGCGATACTCAACTGAAACGCGCTGGTTAATAAGTTGGAAGATAGAGATTTTGTAGCTCACTCAGATAAGCATATTATCACTGAAGAAGGACTACTTTTTTATGGCATAGATTGCAtagtgacgagctcacagctacatggtgttaaatgattaccggagcccatagagatccacaacgtaaatgccgccacccaccttgagacatgagttctaaaatctcagtatagttacaacggctgccccacccttcaaaccgaaacgcgttactgtttcacggcaaaaataggcagggtggtggtacctacccgtgcggactcacaagaggtcctaacatcaGTAAGTAACTAGAAGaagtactttaaaaataattgagtAGGATGTGGTTATAACTCATAATGGTACGTCAAAAATGTGCTAACAATCCAAAAGTCCTACAAGCCTTATCGCCATCATCCATTGTTTTCAAACAAACATTACCCGGACTAACCCAACAAAGggataaaaacaaacatttccAGTGCCATAATTTGAAATTCTTTCATTAATGAATGAACGATATTCTGTCATTTCTTCGTTTTGGTTCTTTCGACAGAGGATTGAGCGGAAATTTGATTTGCGTTAAGTAATGGGTCTTGGATTAGAGGGATTACGGGAAAACATATTTAGGATTATGATCTAAcgtgtaaaataaaaagtaaaagtcaatatttttatttataaaaaaaattaagggttcttcttctcagtcgtacactcctggcggagtggtcgtggttacgtatgtcttaatgtttggttgcggcttttgagagacttctccatctctctctatttgtggcggtacgtgtacattcagtaagggaacacttcgtacATAACTTgaccaagtctgtccaccttgtggatgaTCGACCGCGAGAGCGTTGCCGTCTTctcttccttgaaccactaaacgttcTAATGAGCTTACATTGTGaatgatatgtccaaacatattaaggattcgcaattgcacaatcgacgaaagcctttgtttgatttggagctCTTTGAAGATGAATACATTAGTGCGGTGAGCAGTCCATTTTATTCTCAGCAagcgtctccagcaccacatgtCAAGGGCGTCAATCTTTTTACGACATTTTTGATGGATCGTCCATGTTTATGCTCCATATAGGAAAATAGGAAATATTAAGCACCCCATCAAGCGAACCTTGGTGTTTTTAGTTATGCGGCGATCTTTCTATATTTTTGTGAGCTTTTCCACGGCTGATCGTGTCACGGCACAACGTCTTTAATTTCTTCTTCGCAACTTCCAGTAGTTCCACTTTAGTTTTATCGCGGTTTATGGCAAGGCCAAAGTCGGAACTAGTTATTTCCAGAAGCGAAAGAAACCGTTCTACGTCGGCTTGTGACG of the Bombyx mori chromosome 25, ASM3026992v2 genome contains:
- the LOC101741376 gene encoding sodium/calcium exchanger 2; this translates as MRPALAAIAACCVAARAEPPSRLAPLNTTPQHVLQCSDGLVLPAWRPLEDVPTYQIAIRGFVYFLALMYLFIGVSIVSDRFMAAIEVITSREKEVRVRRNGSEQIIVVRVWNETVANLTLMALGSSAPEILLSVIEIAGKNFEAGDLGPGTIVGSAAYNLFVIIAICVVVIPDGEVRKIKHLRVFLVTATWSIFAYVWLYMILAVISPSEVEVWEGAVTFLFFPATVMTAYIADRRLLVYKYLKKGYRVNERGVIVEAEGDGSLEMALKPGGDDFMSDDDEGRELEKSRKEYVSVLRELRRQHPDEDLETVERMALETLMASGPKSRAFYRVAATRKMTGGGDFSRKISERAQSDLSEVKAELQRRDSGSASIEPRGPNVRFDPDHYTVMENCGSFEVRVVRAGDLNGDVTVQYTTEDGTAEAGSDYVTAQGLLHFKHGETEKTFRVQVIDDDVFEEDEHFYVRLSSPKGASLASPSTATVVILDDDHSGVFSFPQRDFELTESVGTYDLKVVRTAGARGKVRIPYWTEDGTAKGGAQYEIAQGHIFFENNETEKYIPLHIIEEDSYEKDVLFYVNLGNPELLGDNDDSNTGTEANHLATLPEEEAVVAMMGLPKAGEITRAQLRIKESKEFKNTVDKLVQRANASIIIGTSSWKEQFAEALTANSGSDDPDEPPSCFDYVLHVVTLFWKIIFALIPPTDIGGGYVCFVVSIICIGLVTAVIGDVASHFGCTLGIKDSVTAIVFVALGTSIPDTFASKVAAIQDKHADASVGNVTGSNAVNVFLGIGVAWTVAAIFHWSKNEKFHVDPGNLAFSVTMFCSEAALAVLVLVLRRRRSIGGELGGPRGIKIVTSMFFFSLWLIYLIMSGLEAYDVIEGF